In the genome of Populus alba chromosome 11, ASM523922v2, whole genome shotgun sequence, one region contains:
- the LOC118043716 gene encoding cytochrome P450 72A15-like: protein MVSAHITSPKSSPSLSLSHPFLDLFLRVKMTVTVTSILVSVVYVAVLRWAWRVLNWVWFRPKKVERCLRQQGFAGKPYRLLFGDWKESSDMMKEARTKPIGLSDALLPRVMPFLHQLVKDYGKNSFMWVGPKPRVNIMNPDQIRDVFMKINEYQKSSHQLLKPLSCGLASHEGEKWAKHRKIINPAFHQEKLKLMIPAFSESCSGMINKWEKLVSVDEGSCELDVWPDLQGLTCDAISRTSFGSNYEEGKRIFDLIKELTDLTVHVVIKAITIPGYRFLPIPSNRRLKAIDKEIKASLKALINKREKGMSAGEDVKNDLLDLLLESNFREIQEHGNTKIVGMSIEDVVDECRMFYFAGQETTSVLLTWTMVLLAQYPNWQARAREEVVQVFGNKKPDFDGINHLKVVTMILYEVLRLYPPIIMLNRDVHEEIKLGNLLLPAGVQISVPTILLHQDHELWGDDASEFKPGRFAEGVSKATKSQVSFLPFGWGPRICVGQNFALIEAKMALAMVLLRYSFELSPSYIHAPRTVITLQPQHGAPMILRKL, encoded by the exons ATGGTCTCTGCGCACATCACCAGCCCAAAGTCTTCGCcttctctctcgctctctcatCCATTTCTGGATTTATTTCTTCGTGTAAAAATGACAGTAACAGTCACTTCAATTCTAGTCTCCGTTGTTTATGTTGCAGTGCTAAGATGGGCATGGAGAGTATTGAACTGGGTTTGGTTTCGGCCGAAGAAGGTCGAGAGGTGCTTGAGACAACAAGGTTTTGCAGGCAAGCCTTACAGGCTTTTGTTCGGAGACTGGAAAGAAAGTTCAGATATGATGAAAGAAGCAAGGACCAAACCCATTGGTTTATCAGACGCTCTTCTACCTCGCGTCATGCCCTTCCTCCATCAACTGGTCAAGGATTATG GTAAGAATTCATTTATGTGGGTTGGGCCGAAACCAAGAGTGAACATCATGAACCCTGATCAGATAAGGGACGTATTCATGAAGATAAATGAATATCAGAAGTCCTCGCACCAGCTGTTGAAACCTCTATCATGTGGACTTGCAAGTCACGAGGGTGAAAAATGGGCTAAACATAGAAAGATAATCAACCCAGCATTCCATCAAGAAAAGCTAAAG CTTATGATACCTGCGTTTTCTGAAAGTTGTAGTGGGATGATTAACAAGTGGGAGAAGCTGGTCTCTGTAGACGAGGGGTCATGTGAATTGGATGTCTGGCCTGATCTTCAAGGCTTAACTTGTGATGCTATTTCTCGAACGTCGTTTGGAAGTAATTacgaagaaggaaaaagaatattTGATCTCATCAAGGAACTTACCGATCTTACAGTTCATGTTGTAATAAAAGCAATTACCATACCAGGGTACAG GTTCCTGCCGATCCCATCTAATAGAAGGCTAAAAGCTATTGACAAAGAAATAAAAGCTTCTCTTAAGGCTCTCATcaacaaaagagagaaaggaatgaGTGCTGGTGAAGATGTAAAGAATGACTTGTTGGATTTACTTCTGGAATCCAATTTTAGAGAAATACAAGAGCATGGAAATACCAAGATTGTCGGAATGAGCATTGAAGATGTGGTTGACGAATGTAGAATGTTCTACTTTGCTGGACAAGAAACAACCTCAGTTCTTCTTACCTGGACCATGGTTTTATTGGCTCAGTATCCGAATTGGCAAGCACGCGCAAGAGAAGAGGTTGTGCAAGTCTTTGGTAACAAAAAACCAGATTTTGATGGGATAAATCACCTTAAAGTT GTTACCATGATTTTGTATGAAGTTCTTAGGTTATACCCTCCGATAATTATGCTTAATCGAGATGTTCATGAAGAAATAAAGCTTGGAAATTTGCTATTACCTGCCGGAGTGCAGATCTCGGTGCCAACAATCCTCCTTCACCAAGATCATGAACTATGGGGTGATGATGCCTCTGAGTTCAAACCAGGGAGGTTTGCTGAAGGTGTTTCAAAGGCAACAAAGAGTCAAGTCTCATTCCTTCCATTTGGATGGGGTCCTCGGATATGCGTTGGACAGAACTTTGCTTTGATTGAAGCAAAAATGGCTTTGGCAATGGTTTTGCTGCGGTACTCTTTTGAGCTCTCTCCGTCGTATATTCATGCTCCTCGCACAGTCATAACTCTTCAGCCACAGCACGGTGCTCCAATGATATTACGTAAACTCTAA